From one Cydia strobilella chromosome 24, ilCydStro3.1, whole genome shotgun sequence genomic stretch:
- the LOC134752209 gene encoding uncharacterized protein LOC134752209 encodes MKTLSCLLVLLIVLKVDRTGGDCILSLKSDFGSPSPVYLLGGEYLTPNTASGAISLRRGAVLTVACPQRTVTIAGQATRKEAVDAKCVSTSTFSVGRWTGELNQLNCSSAPVFTVKETSKACYRGGQTVKVGYIIRDKLHELYSACFDRGTLNTLFVKHELTPSSVNIQSGHNRPQFTGGDLFPGKVHIEKLYKTQYEKDRFNQLLGPNMADKYFSKNQFLTRGHLAPRADFSLAALQRATFHFVNVAPQWMKGNRGDWGALEEALRRRVKTTNSSVTVYTGTHGVLALPGTQGEKELYLYSDENNNMAVPVPLYFYKLVHDPSRRAATAFITINSSFFNASAENALTFCDDACASWLTWRDDATHSFCCNYDAFSRVIDHVPQLEVYELY; translated from the exons ATGAAGACTTTAAGCTGTTTACTCGTGTTATTGATTGTGTTGAAAGTTGATCGGACCGGTGGtg ACTGCATTCTTTCATTGAAAAGCGACTTCGGTTCCCCATCGCCCGTGTATTTATTGGGGGGAGAATACCTCACCCCCAACACTGCGAGCGGCGCTATTTCATTGCGTCGCGGCGCTGTCCTGACGGTCGCATGTCCGCAGCGGACGGTCACCATCGCTGGGCAGGCTACTAGAAAAGAAGCAGTG GACGCGAAATGCGTGTCAACGTCCACCTTCTCCGTGGGACGCTGGACCGGGGAACTGAACCAGCTGAACTGCAGCTCAGCACCAGTCTTCACCGTCAAGGAGACCAGCAAGGCATGCTACCGAGGCGGTCAGACGGTCAA GGTGGGCTACATAATCCGCGACAAACTTCACGAGCTGTACTCGGCATGCTTCGACCGCGGCACGCTTAACACACTGTTCGTGAAGCACGAGTTGACGCCGAGCAGCGTCAACATACAGTCCGGCCACAACCGCCCGCAGTTTACAG GTGGCGACCTCTTTCCAGGCAAAGTCCACATCGAGAAGCTCTACAAGACGCAGTATGAAAAGGACAGGTTCAACCAGTTACTTGGACCTAACATGGCTGACAAGTATTTTAGCAAGAACCAG TTCCTGACGCGTGGGCACTTGGCCCCTAGAGCGGATTTCTCCCTCGCAGCACTGCAGCGAGCTACCTTCCACTTCGTCAATGTAGCGCCGCAGTGGATGAAGGGCAACCGGGGTGATTGGGGCGCTCTCGAAGAG GCCCTCCGCCGGAGAGTGAAGACTACCAACTCCTCAGTAACAGTCTACACGGGGACCCACGGGGTGCTAGCGCTACCCGGGACCCAGGGAGAGAAGGAACTCTACCTATACTCAGATGAGAACAACAATATGGCTGTGCCTGTGCCGCTATACTTTTATAAG cTAGTCCACGACCCATCCCGCCGCGCAGCCACAGCCTTCATCACAATCAATTCGTCCTTCTTCAACGCGTCGGCGGAGAACGCGTTGACGTTCTGCGATGACGCGTGCGCATCCTGGCTGACGTGGCGCGACGACGCGACGCACAGCTTCTGTTGCAACTATGACGCGTTCAGCCGTGTTATAGACCATGTGCCTCAGCTGGAGGTCTATGAACTCTATTAG